One stretch of Ipomoea triloba cultivar NCNSP0323 chromosome 8, ASM357664v1 DNA includes these proteins:
- the LOC116027502 gene encoding uncharacterized protein At1g32220, chloroplastic isoform X2, translating into MTTSLCYVGAVSKAPSLHGGNRALFPSFTSQHSSLRSRPRCCKVGVRCNYSGAGITENSNTGTIDVVADVKSERIVVLGGSGFVGSAICKAAVSKGVEVISLSRSGRPSYSESWVDQVTWVSGDVFYVNWDDVLVGATAVVSTLGGFGSEEQMKRINGEANVVAVNAAKEYGIPKFILISVHDYNLPSFLLSSGYFTGKRKAESEVLSKYPNSGVVLRPGFIYGKRKVDGFEIPLDLIGQPIERILSAVENFTKPLSSLPASDLFLAPPVSVDDVAYAAINAVTDDDCFGVFTIDQIKEAAAAARV; encoded by the exons ATGACGACCTCTCTCTGCTACGTCGGCGCCGTTTCCAAGGCGCCGTCTCTTCACGGCGGGAACAGAGCTCTGTTTCCTTCCTTCACCAGTCAACATTCTTCACTCCGCTCTCGCCCTCG CTGTTGCAAGGTTGGTGTCAGATGCAATTATTCTGGAGCTGGTATAACAGAAAATTCAAACACAGGGACAATTGATGTTGTGGCTGATGTAAAGAGTGAGCGA ATTGTGGTGTTGGGAGGCAGTGGTTTTGTTGGCTCTGCAATATGCAAAGCTGCAGTGTCCAAGGGTGTCGAGGTTATAAGTCTGAGCAG ATCAGGCCGCCCCTCATACTCGGAATCATGGGTAGATCAAGTCACTTGGGTTTCAG GTGATGTTTTCTACGTAAACTGGGATGACGTGCTTGTAGGGGCTACAGCAGTTGTTTCAACACTTGGGGGTTTTGGAAGCGAGGAGCAGATGAAAAGAATTAATGGTGAGGCAAATGTAGTTGCCGTGAATGCTGCTAAAGAGTATG GGATTCCAAAGTTCATCTTGATCTCAGTCCACGATTACAATCTCCCATCCTTTCTATTATCATCAGGTTACTTCACAGGAAAGAGGAAAGCAGAATCAGAGGTCCTCTCCAAATATCCAAACTCGG GTGTTGTCTTAAGACCAGGCTTTATATATGGGAAGAGGAAGGTTGATGGCTTTGAGATTCCTCTGGATTTAATAGGGCAGCCAATTGAGAGAATACTAAGTGCTGTAGAGAACTTCACTAAACCTCTGAGCTCACTTCCTGCCTCCGATTTGTTTCTCGCTCCCCCGGTTAGTGTTGATGATGTTGCCTATGCAGCGATAAACGCCGTCACTGACGACGACTGCTTTGGAGTTTTCACTATTGACCAAATCAAGGAAGCTGCAGCAGCAGCTAGGGTGTGA
- the LOC116027502 gene encoding uncharacterized protein At1g32220, chloroplastic isoform X1 → MTTSLCYVGAVSKAPSLHGGNRALFPSFTSQHSSLRSRPRCCKVGVRCNYSGAGITENSNTGTIDVVADVKSERQIVVLGGSGFVGSAICKAAVSKGVEVISLSRSGRPSYSESWVDQVTWVSGDVFYVNWDDVLVGATAVVSTLGGFGSEEQMKRINGEANVVAVNAAKEYGIPKFILISVHDYNLPSFLLSSGYFTGKRKAESEVLSKYPNSGVVLRPGFIYGKRKVDGFEIPLDLIGQPIERILSAVENFTKPLSSLPASDLFLAPPVSVDDVAYAAINAVTDDDCFGVFTIDQIKEAAAAARV, encoded by the exons ATGACGACCTCTCTCTGCTACGTCGGCGCCGTTTCCAAGGCGCCGTCTCTTCACGGCGGGAACAGAGCTCTGTTTCCTTCCTTCACCAGTCAACATTCTTCACTCCGCTCTCGCCCTCG CTGTTGCAAGGTTGGTGTCAGATGCAATTATTCTGGAGCTGGTATAACAGAAAATTCAAACACAGGGACAATTGATGTTGTGGCTGATGTAAAGAGTGAGCGA CAGATTGTGGTGTTGGGAGGCAGTGGTTTTGTTGGCTCTGCAATATGCAAAGCTGCAGTGTCCAAGGGTGTCGAGGTTATAAGTCTGAGCAG ATCAGGCCGCCCCTCATACTCGGAATCATGGGTAGATCAAGTCACTTGGGTTTCAG GTGATGTTTTCTACGTAAACTGGGATGACGTGCTTGTAGGGGCTACAGCAGTTGTTTCAACACTTGGGGGTTTTGGAAGCGAGGAGCAGATGAAAAGAATTAATGGTGAGGCAAATGTAGTTGCCGTGAATGCTGCTAAAGAGTATG GGATTCCAAAGTTCATCTTGATCTCAGTCCACGATTACAATCTCCCATCCTTTCTATTATCATCAGGTTACTTCACAGGAAAGAGGAAAGCAGAATCAGAGGTCCTCTCCAAATATCCAAACTCGG GTGTTGTCTTAAGACCAGGCTTTATATATGGGAAGAGGAAGGTTGATGGCTTTGAGATTCCTCTGGATTTAATAGGGCAGCCAATTGAGAGAATACTAAGTGCTGTAGAGAACTTCACTAAACCTCTGAGCTCACTTCCTGCCTCCGATTTGTTTCTCGCTCCCCCGGTTAGTGTTGATGATGTTGCCTATGCAGCGATAAACGCCGTCACTGACGACGACTGCTTTGGAGTTTTCACTATTGACCAAATCAAGGAAGCTGCAGCAGCAGCTAGGGTGTGA